Within Caproicibacterium argilliputei, the genomic segment GAAAGGCAGAAAACACAAAACCGCCCGCAGACAAAAAGCGAAGCCGGAAAGCCGCACTTTCCGCTTCGCTTTTCATTTGGTTTCTATCCTGCCGCAGCGTATGCTGCGCGGCCCAAAGCGCTGCCCAGCAGAACCCCAATCAGGCAGACTCCCACACTGACAGAGGCATTCAGCACGCCCAAAAGCGGCCGCCCGCCCTGCAGCAGATTCACCGTATCCAGAGAAAATGTGGAAAACGTCGTAAAGCCGCCGCAGACGCCTGTTTTTAAGAACAGGGCGGCATTTGCCGACAAATTGGGTACAGTGGTCACAAAGCCGATCAACACGGCTCCCAGAAAGTTAATCAGCATGGTCATCAGCGGGAACTCTACCGGCAAGGGAATCAGTCCGCACAGATAGCGTCCAACCGCCCCCAGCGCACCGCCAGCCGCAACCAATAAACAAGCCTGCACCACTTTTTCCACCTCTCCTTATGTCGCATTCCGCATCCTGTTTTAGTTTATCACAAATCCCTGCACAAAGAAATACAGCAAAGTCTGTGAAGTTTTGTCCCCATTCGGACAAAAAACTATGCAGAACAAAGCAAAAACAAAAAGGAGCCTCCAAAGAGACTCCTCTGAAAGAACAAGAAAAAATCTTGTAAAACACAAATGCTTACTTTTTGCCCTGTGCCGCGCGCTTCGCGTTGTCTTCCTCAATATCTTCCTGGATTACATCACGCATCAGGCGCACCTTGCTGTGGTCAATGCGGTTTTCCGGCAGAATGGTGTTTTCGCAGCCAAGGCCATGCTTGTTGCCTTCGCTGTTCACCCACAGGCGCTCTGCAACCGGCGCCCACTCGTTGGCGCGCATCTCACACTTTGCACACAGGTCATGCACATCTTCCGGCTTGACCAAGTCTGTAGAGTGTGCATTGGTTGCCTTAACAACCTTCTCCAACTTGTAGGGGTTATCCAGCAGCGGGCAAGGGCGCAGCATATTTTCGTTGAACGGCTGGTTCTTGTGGTACTCCATAAACAGCGGAGAGGTGTACGCCTCCAGCAGTGTTTTTTCGCGGATATTGGAGTCGGAGTAATGGATGAACACGCAGGGGTCGATGTCACCGTTTGCGTTGATGTGCAGGTAGTAACGTCCGCCTGCAATACACCCATAAACATACTCGCCGTCAAGGAAAAAGTCCAGCGTAAAGAGCTCCTTGGTGTTACGCAGTTTGCGAACCTGGTGATACATGAACTCGCGCTTGTCGGCAGGAACCATGAGATCCGTCGGGGAGTCCGCACCAACCGGCATATAAGTGAAGAACCAGGCAAACAGAGCGCCCTGGTCAATCATCCAGTCAAAGAACTTCTCATCGCCAACCATGTCGACATTCTGGCTGGTGTAGCAGCAGGAAACACCAAACGGCAGCCTATGGTTGCGCAGGATTTCCATTGCGCGGGCAACTTTCTTAAAGGTACCTTCGCCGCGGCGCGCATCGGTAGAGGCTTCTGTACCCTCTACGCTGATGGCTGGCACAAAGTTGCCGACGCGCAGCATATCCTCTGCAAACTTGTCGTCAATCAGGGTGGAGTTGGTAAAGCACAGGAAGACGCAGTCGCTGTGCTTTTCACACAGTTTAATCAGGTCATCCTTGCGCACCAGCGGTTCGCCGCCTGTGTAGATGTACATATAGGTGCCCATGGCTGTGCCTTGATTGATGATATCGTCAATCTCGTCAAAACTCAGGTTCAGTTTGTTGCCATACTCTGCTGCCCAGCAGCCGGTGCAATGCAGGTTGCAGGCGCTGGTCGGATCCAGCAGAATGGTCCACGGCACATTGCAGCCATGCTCCTTACGGATGACATCCTGCTTTTTGCCGCCGATCAGCGTTGCGTTGACAATGAAGTTGGAGAAGATGGTCTGCAGCACGTGCAGGTCAATGTTCATGTACAGACGCTTAATCAGCTTAAACCAGTTGTTATCCGGATTGTCAACAATCCGGTGGAACATGGCGCGCTGGCCTTTATACATATCGTCCTTATCGAATTTGTCAACCATCTCCAGCAGCTTGGGGATGTTTTTGTCCGGATCCTTGCCCAAATAGCCGAGCGCTTTTTTGATACCAAATTTTTGGAGCTGCTCTTTGATTCCGTAATCTGCCATGAAATACTTCCTCCTAAAAAATCAGACATTCATATGCTCCGCGGGTTTCTGCCGAGCGGCCGATGCCGTCTTGTTCATTTACGGTTTCCATTATAAGAATGAATCCTGCATTTGTCCTTAGACAACCTGAAAATAAAGTCTTAAAGTATGACAGATAAATGAAATTGTCATAAATCATGCCTGCGCCACACTATTTTTTGCCGGATTGTTCCATATATACCTGCAGCCGCTCAAACGTTTCCTCACTGATATCGTGCTCTACCCGGCAGGCATCCTCTGCCGCCGTCTGCGTATTGACGCCCAGAGAAATAAAAAAAGACGTCAGCAGACGGTGCCGGGCGTAGATGTTTTCCGCAATCTTTCTGCCGGAATCTGTCAGCGTAATAAGCCCGCTGTCCTCCATAACGACGCTGCCGGCTTTCCGCAGCACCGACATGGCACGACTGACACTGGGCTTACTGAAACCCATCTCTCTGGCGATATCCACGGAGCGGACATAGCCGTTGCGGTTCTGCAGAATGAGGATCGTTTCCAGATAATTTTCCCTCGACTCCTGAATTTTCATGTACATCGTCCCCTTCTGCCTCTTACATCCGTTTTTTGGTACATTCATTGTAGCAAAGCAGGATAAAGAATGCAAGCCGTTCCAAAGGTCTCCTACTCTCCGCTGTCTGTTTTGTCCGGCTTCACCAGGCGGTCGGAAACCTGGTTGATCGCCGCCGCCAGATGCGCCAGCGGGCCGGTTTCCTGCAGATGCACCGGCTGTTTCTCCCGCAGCGCGTTCAGCCCCCGCACCAGCGGCCGCACCGCCTGTACAAATTTTCGCTTGATAAGTATATACATAAAGAAAAGCAGAAAACCGTCACAGAGAAAAATCAAAATCAGGAACGGCGGCAGATTGGCAAGAAAGGCATTGTTCAAATTGTTGCGGGGCAGCTTAAAATAGCTGTTCTTGCGGTAGCCCAGCACCACCAGACCATCCTTGTGCGGGCTGGTAAACGTGGGGTACCCTTTTAAATAGGAACGGGACATTTCCGCCACATCCGAAAGGGAATAGGTACGTGGAATCTCCCCCGGCAAGGCGGTGCTCCACACCACACTTCCGGTGTGATTGTCAATCAACATCGCCCAAACGTGCTTTTTGTGCAGGTCGGTTTCCTGTGACGCCGAAATCACATACCGAGTTCCGTTCCTGTGCAGAGCAGCCGCCGTAGTATCTGCCAGTACCCACGGCGTGTTCTGCACGCTGTCGTTTCGGGCAATGCCCTCTCCCCACAAAAAGAATAGAAAAAGGTTAAAGACCACCAAAACCGCCCCGCACAGCACAAAGGTCAGCAAATTGTGCGAAATGAACTTTTTGACCCGCTCCATCATTCTCGCCTCTCTCATTTTGCGCCGACCCAATTTTCTCTCCGCAAAGTCGGCGACATTCCTGCCTTACCGTATTTTTCCGCACTACGGCGCAGGCTTTCAAAGCACTCCAAAAATTTGACATTCCGCAGAATGTTATTATAATGAAACTAAAAAATGCGGTCATTTTCTTGTGCCGCCCTGACTTTGCTGTTGAGAAAGGAAGTTTTCCCGTGCGCAATCACGCAGCCGGTTCCCCTCACAAAGCTGTTACCATCTATGACATTTCCCGTCTGGCCGGCGTTTCGCCCGCCACGGTTTCGCGGGTGCTCAGCGGCAGTGCCCGCGTTTCTGAGGCAAAGCGCAAAGCGGTTCTGCAAGCGGTGCAAGACTCCGGGTTCCTGCCGAACGCGCTGGCACAAAGTCTGGCGAGCAGCCGAACACACACCATCGGCTTCCTGGTGCCGGACATCAAGAACCCGTACTTTTCAAGCATTTACTACCACGTTGAAATTCTCGCTTCGCAGAACGGTTATGCCGTTCTGCTGGCGAACTCTCGCGGTGCGTTTGAAAATGAAAGCCGGATTCTGCAGGCGCTCACCGGTCGGCGGGTGGACGCGATTGTGTTCATGGGCGGGCGCATTGACGCATTCCCCTGCAGCGCAGCTGGCATTGCCGAACTGGAGAAGTTTAACCGGATGGTTCCGCTTCTGCTGACCTCCCGTGTGGAGGGCACTTCCATTCCACAGCTGTGTTCCAGAGAAGACGGCGCTGTCTTGGCCCTGATGCGACACCTCAGTGAGCAGGGCTGCCGAACCTTTGCCATTCTCGGCGGAGCGGAAGATGTCAGCGTCCTGCACCGCCGTCGTGCACTGATGCTGGCGTGCGGGTGCCGCTTCGGCATGGTTACACAGCCCAAGTGGGCTTTGACCGACACCGGCTTTTCCATCGAAAGCGGCAGGCAGGCGGCCGCGCAGCTTTTGCAATGCGGCGAACTGCCCGACGCTGTCTGCTGCATCAACGATATGGTTGCAGCAGGTGCTCTGCAGCAGCTGCGCAGCGATGGTCTGCAGATACCGCAGGATTTGCTGCTGACCGGATTTGACGGAGAAGTTTTCAGTGAAGTGGTTGACCCCGGCATCACAACCGCCGCATTCGATTATCCAGACTTTGCGCAGCGCATTTTTGACCTGCTGATGCGTGGAATCCATCAGGAACCATGCGCGCCGGTCACGGAGCTTTACCCGCACTTAACCATCCGGGGCAGCACCCGGCGGGAGGCCCCTTAACGCTGGTCTTTTTCCGGGTCCATAAAAACGCGTGTGCCGCACTTCGGGCAGGTCAGCGTTTTGCCGGCTGACGCAGAGTTAGAAGCACCCGAAAGCAAAAAATTCTTTAAAGTCGGTTTAAAAGCGTACCGGCACTTCGGGCAGGTGAAGTGCATACTTTTTCGGTACACCACATACCGAAAAAGCTCGACTGCCAGTGTAAACAGGAGTACAGCTGCAATCAGGAACAGGATGGTTTTTGGTGCCGTATTAAATGCTTTCATTTTCTAATCTCCGTTTTAACCCCCTGCAAGTTACAGCGCATTGTCCACGCCAATTTTCGCATTCAGCAGGGTATACAGATTCTGTTGGGTCTGCTGCTCAAAGTATGCTTTCAAAACATAGGTTGCCTGCCACTTCTGCTGCAGATACGGATTGGCACCGTGGCGCAGTACCACATCCACCAGCCTTGTTTCCAGCAGCGTAATGCCTGCCGGATAAGCAAGTGCATCGCACAGCTGAATCAGCTTGTCATAATCGTCATACGTCAATTCATCCAGTGCGGCTTTCATGTCCGCTTTCTGCGCTTTGGTCACGTCCATTTTCCCAATATAAGAATCAATCTCCTGGTACGGGAAGGAATGCGTCAGGCAAATGCGCGCCGCATCCGGATAGCCAAGCTGATTCAGGTAACGCCACCCGTCATAAACATGGCAAATATCGGAAATGCCGAATTGCCTGCCAATGTCATGCAGTAAGCCCAGCACATACGCGGTCTGCGAGTCCAGCCCCGCACAGTGCTCCGCAATTTTTTGTGCACATGCCGCTGTCAGCCTGCTGTGAATCGTCCACGGACCGGGGTTTCGCTCTCCGGCCTGCGCCAGCAGGGCTTCTGCTGCTGCTTTCGTGGGTACACGCATTCGCTCCATGATACATTCCTCCGCATTTTCACAGTCTTCATGCCGGTCTGACGCAGGAAGCGCTGCCTCTATTTTACTCGTTTCTTGCTTCTCCCGCAAGAGTCTGTTTGCGCGGCTTCAAAAATAAATCGAACAGTGGAAAGCCCCCTTCGCACGGCAGCCGAAACGGTTGTCAAGAAAAGGGGGCTTTGTCTACTGCTGATTTACTTTATTGATCAAGCAGCTTTTCCAGCAGAATACAGAGCAGCTGCTGTTCACGCACCAGAACCACCAGATTTTGATTGATACAATTTAATGTCTCTTGCAATGTCTCAATTTCGTTCATTTTGATCTCCTATCGAGTTAGATTGCAAGTGCTTGCTGAGAATCAGTTTAACACAATCTCACCTGGAACGCAAAAAACTTTTCCCAGTGCCGGATGAAAAAATCTGTGGTTTCGGCTGCGACGCAGGGGCAGTTCCCGACAAACAGCGTAATACACTCCGCCGGCAGCCATGCACGCCAGCCGCGCAAAAAGCCTCTTCTCCAGCAGACATTCTGCCACAGAAAAGAGGCTTTGAAAAAGCTGGTCGCTTTATAATTGGAAGCGCAGCACATGATAGGACTGCGGCGGCAAAATGACGTCGCAGGTGCGCAGCGTCCCCTGCTGTACCGGAAGCTGCTTTGGCACAACCGCGTCCGGCTGTGCAAACGTATTGACAGCGGAAAGGTCACCTGCCATGCAGATGTGCTCCTGCATGGTCACTTCCCCGAAGGAACGCAGGTTCAGCGTAAGCTGCATCTCTTCCGCGCCGATGTTCAGCGCAAACACGGTGACCGTCTTTTCCTGCTCGTTGTAAACCACGCTCTGCTGCAGCAGCGGCGTTTCACCGTAGCGGCTCTCGGCGGCCGGCGCTGTGACGACCGGCTTGAGCACCGTGCCACGGCCGTACTTCGACAGATAAGCGAACGGGTAGAAAATGCTCTGCTTGAGAACGCCGCCGCCCTTTTTCGTGAAAATCGGCGCGATGACGTTGACCAGCTGCGCTAAGCACGCAATCTTCACACGGTCTGCGTGGTTCAGCAGCGTCATGCTCATCCCGGCAAACACCAGTGCATCCAACAGTGTGTAGTGGTCTTCCAGAATCTCCGGCGCCTCCTGCCACGGATGTGCCTTCTGCTTGAGCTGATACCAGACGTTCCACTCATCAAAGGAGAAGTTGATGTCTTTGGTGCCGCGCTTGAGTGCCTTGACATAGTCTGCGGTACCCTCCAAGGTGTGAATGAAGCGGTCCATATCCACAAACGACGCAAGGAAATCGAAGTCATTGCCCTCATTTTCATAGTAGCGGTGCAGCGACAGATAGTCCACATAATCGTAGGTGTATTCCATCACCTTGCGATCCCACTCCGGGTATGTCTTCTGCATTGTGCTGGCACTGCCGCAGGCGACCAACTCGATGCTGTCGTCAATCCAGCGCATGATTTTCGCGGCTTCCACTGCTTTTTTGCCGTAGTCGTCCG encodes:
- the arfA gene encoding arabinosylfuranosidase ArfA, with translation MKQAKLHVEKDFRVAQVDDRLFSSFLEHLGRAIYTGIYEPEHPLADANGYRTDVLKLIQQLGISHIRYPGGNFLSGYDWKDGIGPKAGRPRRLDLAWHTIESNQFGIDEFYDWSQKAGTQIMGAVNMGTGTPKDAGQLVEYCNYPGGTYWSDLRAKNGHKDPLNIKLWCIGNEMDGEWQICHLDADDYGKKAVEAAKIMRWIDDSIELVACGSASTMQKTYPEWDRKVMEYTYDYVDYLSLHRYYENEGNDFDFLASFVDMDRFIHTLEGTADYVKALKRGTKDINFSFDEWNVWYQLKQKAHPWQEAPEILEDHYTLLDALVFAGMSMTLLNHADRVKIACLAQLVNVIAPIFTKKGGGVLKQSIFYPFAYLSKYGRGTVLKPVVTAPAAESRYGETPLLQQSVVYNEQEKTVTVFALNIGAEEMQLTLNLRSFGEVTMQEHICMAGDLSAVNTFAQPDAVVPKQLPVQQGTLRTCDVILPPQSYHVLRFQL
- a CDS encoding radical SAM protein, yielding MADYGIKEQLQKFGIKKALGYLGKDPDKNIPKLLEMVDKFDKDDMYKGQRAMFHRIVDNPDNNWFKLIKRLYMNIDLHVLQTIFSNFIVNATLIGGKKQDVIRKEHGCNVPWTILLDPTSACNLHCTGCWAAEYGNKLNLSFDEIDDIINQGTAMGTYMYIYTGGEPLVRKDDLIKLCEKHSDCVFLCFTNSTLIDDKFAEDMLRVGNFVPAISVEGTEASTDARRGEGTFKKVARAMEILRNHRLPFGVSCCYTSQNVDMVGDEKFFDWMIDQGALFAWFFTYMPVGADSPTDLMVPADKREFMYHQVRKLRNTKELFTLDFFLDGEYVYGCIAGGRYYLHINANGDIDPCVFIHYSDSNIREKTLLEAYTSPLFMEYHKNQPFNENMLRPCPLLDNPYKLEKVVKATNAHSTDLVKPEDVHDLCAKCEMRANEWAPVAERLWVNSEGNKHGLGCENTILPENRIDHSKVRLMRDVIQEDIEEDNAKRAAQGKK
- a CDS encoding HD domain-containing protein; translated protein: MERMRVPTKAAAEALLAQAGERNPGPWTIHSRLTAACAQKIAEHCAGLDSQTAYVLGLLHDIGRQFGISDICHVYDGWRYLNQLGYPDAARICLTHSFPYQEIDSYIGKMDVTKAQKADMKAALDELTYDDYDKLIQLCDALAYPAGITLLETRLVDVVLRHGANPYLQQKWQATYVLKAYFEQQTQQNLYTLLNAKIGVDNAL
- a CDS encoding metal-dependent transcriptional regulator; the encoded protein is MKIQESRENYLETILILQNRNGYVRSVDIAREMGFSKPSVSRAMSVLRKAGSVVMEDSGLITLTDSGRKIAENIYARHRLLTSFFISLGVNTQTAAEDACRVEHDISEETFERLQVYMEQSGKK
- the crcB gene encoding fluoride efflux transporter CrcB, with amino-acid sequence MEKVVQACLLVAAGGALGAVGRYLCGLIPLPVEFPLMTMLINFLGAVLIGFVTTVPNLSANAALFLKTGVCGGFTTFSTFSLDTVNLLQGGRPLLGVLNASVSVGVCLIGVLLGSALGRAAYAAAG
- a CDS encoding CpXC domain-containing protein, which translates into the protein MKAFNTAPKTILFLIAAVLLFTLAVELFRYVVYRKSMHFTCPKCRYAFKPTLKNFLLSGASNSASAGKTLTCPKCGTRVFMDPEKDQR
- a CDS encoding LacI family DNA-binding transcriptional regulator, producing the protein MRNHAAGSPHKAVTIYDISRLAGVSPATVSRVLSGSARVSEAKRKAVLQAVQDSGFLPNALAQSLASSRTHTIGFLVPDIKNPYFSSIYYHVEILASQNGYAVLLANSRGAFENESRILQALTGRRVDAIVFMGGRIDAFPCSAAGIAELEKFNRMVPLLLTSRVEGTSIPQLCSREDGAVLALMRHLSEQGCRTFAILGGAEDVSVLHRRRALMLACGCRFGMVTQPKWALTDTGFSIESGRQAAAQLLQCGELPDAVCCINDMVAAGALQQLRSDGLQIPQDLLLTGFDGEVFSEVVDPGITTAAFDYPDFAQRIFDLLMRGIHQEPCAPVTELYPHLTIRGSTRREAP